In the Euphorbia lathyris chromosome 5, ddEupLath1.1, whole genome shotgun sequence genome, one interval contains:
- the LOC136229142 gene encoding regulator of G-protein signaling 1 isoform X1, translated as MASCAVEGGCPSDYIAISLATLSFIVLLSWTIYPFLIHKVPRINGSGFWIPVIQIFASFNLLLSLVMSVNLLDFRKRHWWQSCYIWAVWFEGPLGFGLLLSSRITQAFQLYYIFVKRRLPPIKSYIFLPLIILPWIVGAALIHSKKPLNPRCHMGTYWIIPVVSLHTIYIASLVGFAGAIRHIEFRFDELKDLWQGILVSALSIGVWVVAYILNEVHDNISWLQVASRFLLLLTASILVLAFFSISSSQPLLSQISLRKREPLEFESMGQALGIPESGMLMQRDHPAPVIDPNEPLDKLLLNKRFRHSFMAFADSCLAGESVHFYNEVHERSKIPLEDTVRRIYMTRHIIEKYIVAGGTMEVNISYRTRQEILTTSNLSHPHLFNKAINELLQLMKTNLAKDYWSSMYFIKFKEEASMRSNGHDLEQMTAWNFSPRLSSVHGAADDPFHQEYPLKVSASDNHDMETIQEL; from the exons ATGGCTAGCTGCGCAGTGGAAGGAGGCTGTCCCTCCGATTACATAGCTATTTCCTTGGCCACTCTCTCCTTTATTGT GCTTCTTTCATGGACAATTTATCCCTTTTTGATCCACAAGGTTCCACGAATTAATGGTAGTGGGTTCTGGATTCCTGTAATTCAAATTTTTGCCAGCTTCAACCTTTTGCTATCGTTAGTG ATGTCTGTCAATCTTCTGGATTTCAGAAAGAGACATTGGTGGCAATCATGCTATATCTGGGCAG TATGGTTTGAAGGTCCACTGGGTTTCGGTTTGCTGCTTAGCTCTCGTATAACACAAGCATTCCAGCTGTATTACATATTTGTCAA GAGGCGGTTACCACCAATTAAATCCTATATTTTTCTTCCATTAATTATCTTGCCATGGATTGTTGGTGCTGCAC TTATCCATTCGAAGAAGCCACTGAATCCTCGTTGCCACATGGGGACTTATTGGATCATTCCAGTTGTGAGCCTTCACACAATCTATATTGCTTCTTTAGTTGGATTCGCAGGGGCAATACGTCATATAGAGTTCAGGTTTGATGAGCTCAAAGACCTGTGGCAGGGGATACTTGTCTCAGCATTATCTATTG GAGTATGGGTTGTTGCCTATATTTTGAATGAAGTTCACGATAATATCTCATGGCTTCAAGTTGCATCTAGATTTTTGCTTTTACTCACG GCAAGTATTCTTGTGTTAGCATTCTTCTCTATATCAAGCTCACAACCGTTGCTTTCACAAATCAGCTTGAGGAAAAGGGAACCTCTAGAATTTGAATCAATGGGTCAGGCTCTGGGTATACCAGAGAGCGGAATGTTAATGCAAAGAGATCATCCAGCTCCAGTTATAGATCCTAATGAACCACTGGATAAGCTTCTTCTGAATAAAAGATTCCGTCACTCTTTCATGGCATTCGCAGACAG TTGTTTGGCCGGTGAGAGTGTTCATTTCTATAACGAAGTGCATGAACGTAGCAAAATTCCTCTAGAAGACACAGTAAGAAGAATCTACATGACACGGCATATCATTGAGAAATATATAGTTGCAG GTGGAACAATGGAGGTAAATATATCATACAGAACCAGACAAGAAATACTAACTACATCAAACCTGTCGCACCCTCATCTCTTCAATAAGGCAATAAATGAGTTGCTGCAGCTAATGAAAACG AATTTAGCAAAAGATTACTGGTCATCAATGTATTTCATCAAATTCAAAGAAGAAGCAAGTATGAGATCCAACGGGCATGACCTTGAACAGATGACAGCTTGGAACTTCTCACCTAGATTGAGTTCAGTACATGGTGCTGCTGATGATCCTTTCCATCAAGAATATCCTTTGAAGGTCTCTGCTTCTGATAATCATGATATGGAAACTATCCAAGAATTGTGA
- the LOC136229142 gene encoding regulator of G-protein signaling 1 isoform X2, translating to MASCAVEGGCPSDYIAISLATLSFIVLLSWTIYPFLIHKVPRINGSGFWIPVIQIFASFNLLLSLVMSVNLLDFRKRHWWQSCYIWAVWFEGPLGFGLLLSSRITQAFQLYYIFVKRRLPPIKSYIFLPLIILPWIVGAALIHSKKPLNPRCHMGTYWIIPVVSLHTIYIASLVGFAGAIRHIEFRFDELKDLWQGILVSALSIGVWVVAYILNEVHDNISWLQVASRFLLLLTASILVLAFFSISSSQPLLSQISLRKREPLEFESMGQALGIPESGMLMQRDHPAPVIDPNEPLDKLLLNKRFRHSFMAFADSCLAGESVHFYNEVHERSKIPLEDTVRRIYMTRHIIEKYIVAGILCDRWNNGGKYIIQNQTRNTNYIKPVAPSSLQ from the exons ATGGCTAGCTGCGCAGTGGAAGGAGGCTGTCCCTCCGATTACATAGCTATTTCCTTGGCCACTCTCTCCTTTATTGT GCTTCTTTCATGGACAATTTATCCCTTTTTGATCCACAAGGTTCCACGAATTAATGGTAGTGGGTTCTGGATTCCTGTAATTCAAATTTTTGCCAGCTTCAACCTTTTGCTATCGTTAGTG ATGTCTGTCAATCTTCTGGATTTCAGAAAGAGACATTGGTGGCAATCATGCTATATCTGGGCAG TATGGTTTGAAGGTCCACTGGGTTTCGGTTTGCTGCTTAGCTCTCGTATAACACAAGCATTCCAGCTGTATTACATATTTGTCAA GAGGCGGTTACCACCAATTAAATCCTATATTTTTCTTCCATTAATTATCTTGCCATGGATTGTTGGTGCTGCAC TTATCCATTCGAAGAAGCCACTGAATCCTCGTTGCCACATGGGGACTTATTGGATCATTCCAGTTGTGAGCCTTCACACAATCTATATTGCTTCTTTAGTTGGATTCGCAGGGGCAATACGTCATATAGAGTTCAGGTTTGATGAGCTCAAAGACCTGTGGCAGGGGATACTTGTCTCAGCATTATCTATTG GAGTATGGGTTGTTGCCTATATTTTGAATGAAGTTCACGATAATATCTCATGGCTTCAAGTTGCATCTAGATTTTTGCTTTTACTCACG GCAAGTATTCTTGTGTTAGCATTCTTCTCTATATCAAGCTCACAACCGTTGCTTTCACAAATCAGCTTGAGGAAAAGGGAACCTCTAGAATTTGAATCAATGGGTCAGGCTCTGGGTATACCAGAGAGCGGAATGTTAATGCAAAGAGATCATCCAGCTCCAGTTATAGATCCTAATGAACCACTGGATAAGCTTCTTCTGAATAAAAGATTCCGTCACTCTTTCATGGCATTCGCAGACAG TTGTTTGGCCGGTGAGAGTGTTCATTTCTATAACGAAGTGCATGAACGTAGCAAAATTCCTCTAGAAGACACAGTAAGAAGAATCTACATGACACGGCATATCATTGAGAAATATATAGTTGCAG GGATTTTATGTGACAGGTGGAACAATGGAGGTAAATATATCATACAGAACCAGACAAGAAATACTAACTACATCAAACCTGTCGCACCCTCATCTCTTCAATAA